Below is a genomic region from Gopherus flavomarginatus isolate rGopFla2 chromosome 9, rGopFla2.mat.asm, whole genome shotgun sequence.
CCAAATGGGTGCATCTTGGTGGAGAGCCAGGGTCAAGTCTCAGGGTCTCCTCTACTGGATTGGGAGCATGGCAAGGGCAGTATTGCTCATGCCAGGGGTGGGAAAGGGCAAAGAATAACTCTCAAAATATAAAAGCACCAAAATATAAGTATCCTGTGACACCCTGGCACCGCAATATTCAccgtcatgtaattaggatatgttttgtacgaagtatgccttgtgaggtatcattgtaaaagtcttgatctgctagacattaatatctcattggattgtatgtgctatcattatatgtgaagttattaagtttggctatgtatgttactgaaacatgttctgAGGTTGAAATCACCcaaaagcagcctttcaggtacaacagtaaaaaggcttattggggaaatgcacacaagcacaaggattaccccaggaactgtgtacaatagaaacctttCAAAGATAGCattacacaatgggaactgtttgattcaggtcacagcaaaagagcttgtTGGAGCAAGTGGGAAGTAAATatgaagggtggagtgggggagaatGCCATCATCGGGGGCTCACTCTCCCTACACCACACCTGGAACCACCTGAGGAAAAAAAGCTTAACTGTGGGaaatgatggtcccaggctagaggGACTTCTAACCTGTGTATGAAAATTTGGAAAATCCAAGCTGCAGAGCCAacgcagcttgtgccttaagaatcttccagcctgtttatcactcagggtgattAGTATGTTAAGCTCAGTTggctgttttgtttatttactaggtcgggataggcaacctatggcatgcgtgctaaaggcagcacgtgagctgattttcagtggcactcatactgcctgggtcctggacactggtccagagggctctgcattttaatttaattttaaatgaagcttcttaaaacatttttaaaaccttatttactttacatacaacaatagtttagttatatattatagacttacagaaagagaccttctaaaaacgttaaaatgttttactggcacatgaaaccttaaattggagtgaataaatgaagactcagcacaacacttctgaaaagttgccgacccctgtactaggtaatctgctttgatctgtttgctataatTTATAAtctatccttttgtagttaatacacttatatgttttaatccaaaccagtgcaCATTCAACtaaggtgtctggggaaaatcgcagtttggttaccacaagtgtgcatggtcttcttcacattgagggagaggtggaCCAGTtgttaaacccatatactggccagatttaaCCAGGGCAGGACAGTCTGCTGtagggtcccaggctgggaaactggtggttagagagcctgcatgtaactgcagctgggtgtgtccctacctgtacaAATACTAGTGAAAGCACAGGCTGgggggctttgcagcttgtcacagcagtacagggaaggagcccaggcagctgggtcatggggctcagtggtacctgagtttcaggtggcaccctggggggaacccatcacataCCCGTTTTTGGAGTGAAGAGAAACGTTACTGACATTTCTTTATTGTATCACCAATACCACATAAGATCACAGAAAAAGATTGTAAAAATCTAATATATTTTATCATCATTTATGTTATTGGTTTAAATGTATCCACTTTGCTCTTCTTGACTGGTTTCTAGCAAGTTTTAAGGCTGAAGTCTGATGGCCTAGCATGCTGCAAACactgcagggggggggggggtctaagAGTAGTTTTGTTCTCATAAGTGACTCCAACAATAGGCTTGGGGCATTCCATGTTTATTGTCTCTGTGACTTCCATGGGAAAGTGTTCCCATTGAAGCAAATGGTagcttgccactgacttcaaaaggagtCGAAATTTTTACTCTGTTTACAAGAAAAAAAGATGGATTCTTCTTCACCACTGCCAACTTGACAAACAATGTGGGATAGGAAAGTCAAGGTGCATTCTTTTCATTTTGCCCATTAACTTCAAAATCCTGGCTGAAGTGAGTGGTATTTATAGGCTTGGTTTGGGTGCAGTTGAGGTGATGCCTCTATGTGTCAAGGAAAAGGATTCTAAAATtggaatttaattaacacttctgCTGATGGTCCACAAGACAGACTAGAATCCAACTGATGTCCTTGCAACTATGCTAGAGGGATAATAGAagtaaaaaagaaataaacatgTATTTACTGAAGTTATTAGATGGGTAGCAGGGTCTATAGCaaaagaaggtgccatttttaaaatcattcttCTGACCATTATTGTGCTTTAAATTAATTGTGGGGCTAAACTATGACAGTGTCCTTTCAAAAAGAGTCTCATTTGTGGTCTTCCTGCACAGAAGGATGGTAGCTGTCATTGGGACCTGGACACCAGGAGACATACATCAGGAGAAAAGGCAGGGAATCAGAAGGGAGGAACTTCTGCAAACAAAAGGTCGCTAAAAATCCTGAGCATCTCTACATCTTTCTGAAAATATATGAGAAAGTCACACATCTGCATGTGCACAGTACTGAGAGGCCAAGGTATTAAACTTCAGTACATTGAACCAGAAGTGGGCATGTGGCTTATGGTCCTATTCTTCATTAAGGAGATTGCATGAGCAGTCAACACGCAGAGTATTAGAGAGCATTTCAGAAGCTCCATCACACTCAGCTCTTGACCTTCACACTGGTGTCCCCTTAGCTTTTTTCTGATTTTGAAAGTAGTCCTCTGTGAAGGAGATGATTTTCTCCAGATCAATCAGTGGTTCCTCTGTGTTAAGTTTTCCTTCCTTCTGCCTTTGCGCAAGGATCATGGCTCGGAGCAGAGGGGGGTATGGCACACACTGAATGGTTTCCACTGACACTGGAGTAAATTTCTTGAAGGCCTCCTCTTCATGTTTGGGCACCATCCTCCAGTCATGATACATGACCTTATCAATCTCTTTCACTTCATTATATGTCTTGCCTAAGGAAAGAGAATGATGAATAGGTAAACAATGCTATGAACAACAAACTCCATATTGGTGACTATGCCAGTGAAGTGTCTCCAATGCTTCAGCTGGGCATAGCACTGGATATTTTATAGTAGTTACACTACACTACGCACTCCCACCACAGGTTGTATAGCAGATAACACAGGCAATTGACTGAAAGACATCTGGATTGTAGTCCTGACTTTGCTGTTGACCACTTCTGTTAGCTTGAGCAAGACATTTCACCTCTCTCTGATTTAGTTTTCATATCTATAAAAtaaagataattctttcctgcttTACAGGGATGTTGGGAAGTtgaattcattaatgtttataaaacactttgagatccttgaattAAAGATACTAGAAGTGtaaaattttattaaataaattataAATCTCATACATGGTGTAAAATAGCTTTCATAACACAGGGAATTTCCCATTTGTCTCAATGAAAGTACTGATTCTGAACCTCAATGATGGCAACTTAAATGACAACATTGCTATTTCATTGATTTTAGCAGGAAATACAGCTAGCGTTTTTATCCACTGTTTTTAGCTATtacagaagttagagatggaagagacccAATTTGTCATAGACTCCATTTCTTTGCCAACACAAATTGTTCACTGTGGTATAGTCTCCAGGGATTTCTTTAAGCTAGTTTTAAATGACAAAAGTAATTGGACTTCTACCATTTTCCTTGTGAAATGTATTCCACAGTGAACTAGATCGAACTGTTAggaaatttttcttttcttaatttcatcctattaatcAGATGAGTGGAAAGAGAGCTACCAGTGGAGAAAGACTGCTGAGTGGCAAGAAAACCACCACATTTTTCCTCCCATGTCAGTCCCTGTCCCTATCCATTAACTTTTTTCTCTAATCCTGTTTGAGACACATAACACCAAGCTCTATATACCTCTGAATGTCAGGTATCCCCAGGCTTTCCCATGATCCAAAGtctgcaaagaaaacaaacaaaaatttgcTCTGATCAATTAAAGAACCATTCCCATTCACGAAAAAGACAAACTCATTTTATAGTCTTATTACTCATGATCTACAAAAAGTGAGTCCTACACCTGGGCCCTGAATAACTGCTAATCGTGGCCACTACTATCCTTCTAGAATGCTAAGCAAATGCCATTAGACAATCCCTGCAATGAATTTTGTGATGAAGAATGCTGCATAATGTGTCTCAATACTATATACTGCCTGCTATCAGCCCTGTAATGATGCCATACCACTACATGTGCCACcattaaggtcctgatccttATGTTCACGCATAATCTGTAGTTCAGTGTTCTGAACTCTGATGTATAGTGGCTCAGAATTACATGGTGCCTCCTCTGAATCCATGACCTGAGGCACACATGAGGAGAGTTGTGATATAAGAGAGGCTGTGAATACTGTAGACATAGTTTAATAGGGGTGCACAATGGTGATTTGGGAGCCAGCTTTCAAGAGGGCAGGTCTCAATGGAAGGCCTCATTTCCCCCGGCCTTGTCTCTATCTATGGTGCttgttaccatagtatctgagtgccttcaaaCCCCAACGCCAACAGTCAAGCGCTCTCACCTCAGCTGTGTAGTCCACCCTGACCTTGGTAACGACCCAGTAGCAGGGCTCGTCATACTGCCAGAGCCAGCTCTTGCGGGTGACCATGCGGCCGACGCCGAAGCGccgcagctggcagagcagcgcgAAGAGGCGGTTCTCGTTCCTCACGTCCTCCCAGGCCAGCACAGGGAGGCGTGTGTTCGTGAAGGGTCGGACCATGGTCTCGTAATCCAGGGCGAAGCGCTGGGAGTCTCGGGGACGGTTCTTCAGCGCCCGGTACTCCCGGATCTTCTTGGCCATGGCGGCGATAGGGCGGTACAGCTTCTTACGAGCCATGGCAAGGGCAGCTCACGGGTCAGCCGGGCAGGCTCAGAACAGAGAGACGCTGATGTTACTGCTCCCCGGCCTCCTTTCCTCCCTCGCGCACCAAGCTCCCCGGCCCAGGGTGTTTCCAACGCACGAGCCTCCCCAGGGCGGTGCCTCACCCTAACCCGGCCGGCCGGCCGGAACTTCCCGTAGCAATGGAAACGCGCCAGCCGTCAGCTCCCCCGGAAGCAATCGGCTAGTCAGCCAGGGGCGCGTTCGCCGGACTGGGGCAGAGGTTGCCTGCTGTCCGGAGCGGAACGTGTCTGCTGCACGGGGGCAGCGGGGGACTGGTTAGAGCAGCGCGCTACGCTTGGTGCCTAAATCTGCCCGAGTGGGGAGGCGCGTCCGGAAAGGGGTCTAGGGTGGGAGCTCGCTCGGGGGCTGGAGGGCTTCCCCAGGGGGATATATGTCAGGTCGAGGGGCTCTGTGTACATCGGTCCCCCTCAGCACCACCACCCGGCTGCCCGAGGACTCAGGGAGCAGTGGGCTGAGGCTCCACCCCGAGCTTGAGTTTTCGGGACTTCTAGTCTCT
It encodes:
- the MRPS34 gene encoding 28S ribosomal protein S34, mitochondrial; this translates as MARKKLYRPIAAMAKKIREYRALKNRPRDSQRFALDYETMVRPFTNTRLPVLAWEDVRNENRLFALLCQLRRFGVGRMVTRKSWLWQYDEPCYWVVTKVRVDYTAETLDHGKAWGYLTFRGKTYNEVKEIDKVMYHDWRMVPKHEEEAFKKFTPVSVETIQCVPYPPLLRAMILAQRQKEGKLNTEEPLIDLEKIISFTEDYFQNQKKAKGTPV